In a genomic window of Amblyomma americanum isolate KBUSLIRL-KWMA chromosome 4, ASM5285725v1, whole genome shotgun sequence:
- the LOC144127821 gene encoding uncharacterized protein LOC144127821 isoform X1, with protein sequence MVAQLMSETYASQRQLINASKNIRDIERSWPFLFQAKHLTNHVNILLGSNVAKTFDDRLKTVGRQVFRYAHSQVKKECVKSCLQEIEAAKTNRKSMAVEYEAMPLLLLAIFGEDKELFYKLTEEMVSDDDLGDLPSCPFICAKGWTFLTANSYTICVDTHPVLHASKPDEAFKLLFFAHFAFNIQYQKETSLCLEFTQRAIAGINPARGTKVQKNGGKQHCLSPRVAALATALKDYDF encoded by the exons ATGGTTGCACAGCTCATGTCAGAGACTTATGCATCACAACGTCAGCTTATCAATGCATCCAAAAATATTCGAGACATTGAGCGAAGCTGGCCATTTCTGTTTCAGGCaaagcacctgaccaaccacgtaaacATCTTGCTAGGCTCAAATGTTGCAAAGACTTTCGATGACCGACTAAAGACTGTTGGACGGCAAGTTTTTCGTTACGCACACAGCCaagtaaaaaaagaatgtgtgaagtcttgtctccaagaaatagaagctgccaaaactaacaggaagtcaatggcagttgaatacgaagccatgccactactactgctcgcaatcttcggagaagacaaagagctgttttacaagctaacagag GAGATGGTCAGCGACGATGACTTGGGGGATCTGCCAAGCTGTCCTTTCATCTGCGCGAAAG GATGGACTTTTCTCACTGCTAATTCATACACAATCTGCGTGGACACCCATCCAGTGCTTCATGCATCGAAGCCAGACGAGGCCTTCAAGCTGCTGTTCTTTGCCCATTTTGCTTTTAACATCCAGTACCAGAAGGAGACGAGCCTGTGCTTGGAATTCACACAGAG ggctattgcaggtattaatcctgcaagaggaacaaaggtgcaaaagaatggcgggaAGCAGCACTGCCTGTCACCAAGAGTGGCTGCACTCGCAACGGCTTTGAAAGACTATGACTTTTAG
- the LOC144127821 gene encoding uncharacterized protein LOC144127821 isoform X2 produces MVSDDDLGDLPSCPFICAKGWTFLTANSYTICVDTHPVLHASKPDEAFKLLFFAHFAFNIQYQKETSLCLEFTQRAIAGINPARGTKVQKNGGKQHCLSPRVAALATALKDYDF; encoded by the exons ATGGTCAGCGACGATGACTTGGGGGATCTGCCAAGCTGTCCTTTCATCTGCGCGAAAG GATGGACTTTTCTCACTGCTAATTCATACACAATCTGCGTGGACACCCATCCAGTGCTTCATGCATCGAAGCCAGACGAGGCCTTCAAGCTGCTGTTCTTTGCCCATTTTGCTTTTAACATCCAGTACCAGAAGGAGACGAGCCTGTGCTTGGAATTCACACAGAG ggctattgcaggtattaatcctgcaagaggaacaaaggtgcaaaagaatggcgggaAGCAGCACTGCCTGTCACCAAGAGTGGCTGCACTCGCAACGGCTTTGAAAGACTATGACTTTTAG